From a region of the Rouxiella sp. S1S-2 genome:
- a CDS encoding inositol monophosphatase family protein yields MMKTEISDRLRIASQIAAEAAELAMSFFARRSEIDVSSKRTQDFVSEADVAVETFIRQRLQQHFPNDPIIGEEMGGQLSDGACWVIDPIDGTSNFLRGSPLWGVSLGLVEHHRPVIGVVVLPVLNELFAAESGRGIFLNGMPFSRDNRFADVQVLSLGDSADDQLGEASAFYRGLREADWSVHCYRCTTVGMVFAAKGLIDGHLQRRTTLWDIAGGAVLCQEAGLETVVNFGSEGIRHLSVAVGTPHLMATVRPLWPDLSPR; encoded by the coding sequence ATGATGAAAACCGAAATTTCCGACCGACTGCGTATCGCCAGTCAGATTGCAGCAGAGGCCGCTGAACTGGCAATGAGCTTCTTTGCGCGCCGCAGCGAGATTGATGTCAGCAGCAAACGTACTCAAGATTTTGTTTCTGAAGCCGACGTGGCGGTAGAAACCTTTATTCGCCAACGGCTCCAGCAGCATTTTCCAAACGACCCAATCATTGGTGAAGAGATGGGCGGGCAGTTGAGTGACGGTGCTTGCTGGGTGATAGACCCCATTGATGGCACCTCAAACTTTTTGCGCGGCTCGCCTCTATGGGGCGTTTCGCTTGGTCTGGTTGAACATCATCGCCCGGTTATAGGCGTGGTGGTGCTGCCGGTGCTCAACGAGTTGTTTGCGGCAGAAAGCGGTAGGGGTATTTTCCTCAACGGCATGCCTTTTAGCCGTGATAACCGATTTGCCGACGTGCAGGTGCTTTCTTTGGGCGACAGCGCCGATGATCAACTGGGCGAAGCCTCTGCGTTTTATCGCGGGCTGCGTGAGGCCGATTGGTCCGTGCACTGCTACCGTTGCACCACGGTAGGCATGGTATTTGCCGCCAAGGGTCTGATAGACGGGCATTTGCAGCGCCGAACTACCCTGTGGGACATTGCTGGTGGCGCCGTGCTATGTCAGGAGGCCGGATTGGAAACTGTGGTTAATTTTGGCTCCGAAGGCATTCGACATCTCAGCGTCGCGGTAGGTACGCCGCACCTGATGGCAACGGTCAGACCGCTGTGGCCGGATTTGTCACCACGTTAA
- a CDS encoding LysE family translocator has product MPDAAHLLPFMLIALGMVLTPGPNMLYLISRSLSQGPKAGLISLGGVVVGFLFYMTFAALGITALLMAVPFAYDTLRLCGALYLLYMAWQAIRPGGRSPFQVRELAKDTPRKLFTMGLLTNLLNPKTAVLYLSLLPQFIVPSQGNVLTQSMVLGSMQILISFTVNALIALSAGYIASFLTGRPFWTVIQRWMMATVLSGLAVRMLIEGRK; this is encoded by the coding sequence ATGCCTGATGCCGCCCACCTTTTACCCTTTATGCTCATCGCCCTGGGTATGGTTCTGACCCCCGGCCCCAATATGCTGTATCTCATCTCCCGCTCCCTTTCACAGGGGCCTAAAGCTGGCCTGATTTCGCTGGGGGGCGTGGTGGTAGGATTCCTGTTTTATATGACCTTTGCCGCGCTGGGTATCACCGCCCTGCTGATGGCCGTGCCTTTTGCCTACGACACGCTACGATTGTGCGGGGCGCTGTATCTGCTATACATGGCGTGGCAGGCCATCCGTCCGGGCGGACGCTCTCCCTTTCAGGTGCGCGAATTAGCGAAAGATACGCCACGCAAACTGTTTACTATGGGCCTGCTGACCAACCTGCTAAATCCCAAAACCGCCGTGCTTTATCTCTCTCTGTTGCCGCAGTTTATTGTTCCATCTCAGGGGAACGTGCTGACGCAGTCGATGGTGCTCGGCAGTATGCAAATACTGATTAGCTTTACGGTAAATGCACTGATTGCCCTGAGTGCCGGTTACATCGCCTCTTTTCTGACAGGCAGACCGTTTTGGACCGTTATTCAGCGCTGGATGATGGCCACCGTACTCAGCGGTCTTGCGGTGCGTATGCTCATTGAAGGGCGTAAATAA
- a CDS encoding ABC transporter substrate-binding protein, with protein sequence MLGTALSLCSFSTLASRQVTDQLGRQVIVPDHVDRVVVLQHQTLNLLVQLDATRKIVGVLANWKQQLGDSYVRLAPQLLKTPALGDLTHVDLESLVALHPQVVFVTNYAPKEMIDQITNAGIAVVAISLREDKTGEAGKMNPEMNNEEQAYNEGLKQGIRLIGEVVNRQKQANALIDYTFAQRKMVSERLQSVTPQQRVRVYMANPDLTTYGSGKYTGLMMNHAGAFNVAESTVKGFKQVSMEQVIAWNPQVIFVQDRYPEVVTDIEHDPKWQVIDAVKNHRVYLMPEYAKAWGYPMPEALAIGELWMAKKLYPQKFSDIDMQKQADAYYQRFYRTDYVAQQSASVTSSGPKS encoded by the coding sequence GTGCTCGGCACGGCGCTGAGTCTCTGTTCTTTCTCCACGCTAGCCTCGCGCCAGGTCACCGATCAACTTGGCCGTCAGGTGATCGTTCCCGATCACGTCGATCGCGTCGTTGTCCTTCAACATCAAACGCTTAATCTGCTGGTTCAACTGGATGCCACCCGCAAGATTGTGGGCGTGCTGGCAAACTGGAAGCAGCAATTGGGTGACAGCTACGTCCGTCTGGCCCCGCAGTTGCTGAAAACGCCTGCGCTTGGGGACTTAACCCACGTCGATTTAGAAAGCCTGGTTGCGCTGCATCCTCAGGTGGTGTTTGTGACCAACTATGCGCCGAAAGAGATGATTGACCAGATAACCAATGCCGGTATTGCGGTAGTGGCTATCTCGCTGCGTGAGGATAAAACGGGTGAAGCAGGGAAAATGAACCCGGAGATGAACAACGAAGAGCAGGCCTACAATGAAGGGTTAAAGCAGGGTATTCGCCTGATAGGCGAGGTTGTCAATCGTCAGAAACAGGCCAATGCACTGATTGATTACACTTTCGCCCAGCGCAAAATGGTCAGTGAGCGCCTGCAGTCGGTTACGCCCCAGCAACGAGTGCGTGTGTATATGGCTAACCCGGATCTCACGACTTACGGCTCGGGCAAATACACCGGCCTGATGATGAATCATGCTGGCGCGTTTAACGTGGCTGAATCAACGGTAAAAGGTTTTAAACAGGTCAGCATGGAACAGGTGATTGCCTGGAACCCGCAGGTGATTTTTGTTCAAGATCGCTATCCTGAAGTTGTTACCGATATTGAACATGATCCAAAATGGCAGGTTATTGACGCCGTGAAAAATCATCGGGTTTACCTGATGCCGGAATACGCCAAGGCCTGGGGCTATCCAATGCCGGAAGCGCTGGCGATAGGCGAACTGTGGATGGCAAAAAAACTCTACCCGCAAAAATTCAGCGACATTGATATGCAAAAGCAGGCAGACGCTTATTACCAACGCTTTTACCGTACCGACTATGTCGCGCAGCAAAGCGCCTCAGTGACGTCCAGCGGGCCTAAGTCCTGA
- a CDS encoding molybdate ABC transporter substrate-binding protein, translating into MTTSSLKVLAAGSLRSVWQPLMQRFTRQTGVSVEAQFGPAGLLRQRIEQGEKVDFFASANVAHPQRLKTLGLAQRVETFTSNRLCLTARRSAAETHASWIALLSDPALRLGTSTPLADPSGDYTWQLFETIEKRHPGLGETLRHCALPLVGGPKSRSVPAGELAAAWLIDGGQCDLFIGYASYARRLAQCETLRVIEIPEDYNIRANYAFAQCSTSASPLSDFMLSAAAQEYLQQQGFGESDHSLSFNAR; encoded by the coding sequence ATGACGACCTCTTCACTCAAGGTATTGGCCGCAGGCAGCCTGCGGTCGGTTTGGCAACCGCTGATGCAGCGTTTCACCCGCCAGACTGGGGTCTCGGTAGAGGCGCAGTTTGGACCCGCAGGATTGCTGCGCCAGCGTATTGAACAGGGCGAAAAGGTCGATTTCTTTGCTTCCGCCAATGTGGCACACCCGCAGCGCCTGAAAACACTTGGGCTGGCACAGCGGGTTGAAACCTTCACCAGCAATCGCCTGTGCCTCACCGCGCGCAGAAGCGCTGCCGAGACGCACGCCTCGTGGATCGCGCTGCTGAGCGACCCGGCGCTGCGACTGGGAACCTCCACGCCGCTGGCGGACCCTTCAGGCGACTACACCTGGCAGCTTTTTGAGACGATTGAAAAACGCCATCCGGGCCTCGGTGAAACACTGCGTCATTGCGCACTGCCGCTGGTAGGCGGTCCCAAGAGTCGGAGCGTACCGGCAGGAGAGTTGGCGGCGGCATGGCTGATTGACGGCGGACAGTGTGACCTGTTTATTGGCTATGCCAGCTATGCGCGCCGTTTGGCACAGTGTGAAACGCTGCGGGTAATTGAAATACCTGAGGATTATAATATTCGAGCGAACTATGCCTTTGCACAATGCAGCACGTCGGCATCGCCGCTGTCCGACTTTATGCTCTCGGCAGCGGCACAGGAATACTTACAACAGCAAGGTTTTGGAGAAAGCGATCACTCCCTTTCTTTTAATGCGCGCTGA
- a CDS encoding PA4780 family RIO1-like protein kinase, which produces MKIPIRIQPLVDDGLIDDVVRRLKSGKEADVYTVLCGGEIRCAKVYKEATQRSFKQAVQYQEGRKVRNSRSARAMQKGSKFGRKQQEETWQTAEVDALFRLANAGVRVPQPYICLDGVLLMELITDGEGLVAPRLSDVTFTEEEALVGHDTMIRNIVRMLCAGIVHGDLSEFNVLLDAQGPVIIDLPQAVDASANNHAESMFERDVNNMTDFYGQFAPELLKTRYAKEIWALYEEGKLTPESVLSGHFVEDTHAADVDSLLDEITAAEDEYYDRQRALKERE; this is translated from the coding sequence ATGAAAATCCCAATTAGAATCCAACCTCTGGTGGATGACGGCCTGATCGATGATGTGGTCCGTCGACTGAAAAGTGGCAAAGAAGCCGATGTTTACACCGTTTTGTGCGGTGGGGAAATCCGTTGCGCAAAAGTCTACAAAGAGGCCACGCAGCGCAGCTTTAAACAGGCCGTTCAGTATCAGGAAGGGCGTAAGGTACGCAACAGCCGCAGTGCACGTGCGATGCAGAAAGGCTCCAAGTTTGGTCGCAAGCAGCAGGAAGAAACCTGGCAAACGGCCGAGGTTGATGCGCTTTTCCGTCTGGCTAACGCCGGAGTGCGCGTCCCTCAGCCTTACATTTGTCTCGACGGCGTGCTGCTGATGGAGCTTATCACCGACGGTGAAGGGCTGGTTGCGCCACGTTTGAGCGACGTGACTTTCACTGAGGAAGAAGCGCTTGTGGGGCATGACACGATGATCCGCAACATCGTTCGTATGCTGTGCGCGGGTATTGTTCACGGCGACCTTTCAGAGTTTAACGTGCTGCTCGATGCGCAAGGGCCTGTGATTATCGACCTGCCTCAGGCGGTTGACGCTTCAGCAAACAATCACGCCGAATCAATGTTTGAACGCGACGTGAATAACATGACCGATTTCTACGGCCAGTTTGCCCCGGAGCTGTTGAAAACCCGTTATGCGAAAGAAATTTGGGCACTTTATGAAGAGGGTAAACTCACGCCGGAAAGCGTGCTGAGTGGCCACTTTGTTGAAGACACCCATGCGGCCGACGTCGATTCGTTACTGGACGAAATCACCGCCGCAGAAGATGAATACTACGACCGTCAGCGCGCATTAAAAGAAAGGGAGTGA
- a CDS encoding SDR family oxidoreductase: MPSILITGASGFVGGAVVEHLLRQHQKNELNLLLLVRAQTPIDGLLRIRTNLEKFGLNSQQLDSIKEENILIGDLSEPDAFTQDNRIDNVTHVINCAAIASFGNNPALWRVNVDGSLAFAQRMAKVKSLKRFVHVGTAMASMPDKDSVFYENMPDNAHNEDLVQYTASKRAIENLIREHCPDLPFVVARPSIIVGHTLFGCRPSSSIFWVFLMALKLKKFTCHLDSKIDVIPVDYCAMVLVNLCLRDEVTHNFYHISSGEEMCTPFYAIDEFIAKANNTSAIVDDYQQISYQEFTENRKQFKDVLGPCNDKIILRAIKLYGGFAELNVKFDNQRLLDMGIPRPMPFTTYIDKCVSSTRGLSIPELMMVDFK, from the coding sequence ATGCCAAGCATTTTAATAACAGGCGCCTCCGGCTTTGTTGGTGGTGCCGTTGTCGAACATCTATTGCGCCAACATCAGAAAAACGAATTGAATCTGCTGTTATTAGTTCGCGCCCAAACACCTATCGACGGCTTGCTGAGAATAAGAACCAATTTGGAAAAGTTTGGTTTAAATTCGCAACAACTTGACTCAATAAAAGAAGAAAACATTCTTATCGGCGATCTTTCCGAGCCGGATGCGTTTACACAAGATAATCGCATAGATAATGTTACTCACGTGATTAACTGTGCAGCTATTGCTTCATTTGGAAATAACCCGGCGCTGTGGCGCGTTAACGTTGATGGCTCTTTAGCTTTTGCTCAACGGATGGCAAAAGTAAAAAGCCTTAAGCGCTTTGTGCACGTCGGCACGGCGATGGCGTCGATGCCGGACAAAGACAGCGTGTTTTATGAAAACATGCCTGACAACGCGCACAACGAGGACCTGGTGCAGTATACCGCCTCTAAGCGAGCGATTGAAAATCTTATCCGTGAGCACTGCCCTGACCTGCCATTTGTGGTAGCACGACCGTCAATTATCGTCGGACATACTCTGTTCGGCTGCCGTCCTTCGAGCAGCATATTTTGGGTATTCCTGATGGCGCTTAAACTGAAAAAGTTTACCTGCCATTTAGACAGCAAAATTGACGTTATTCCGGTAGATTACTGTGCAATGGTGCTGGTTAATTTATGCCTGCGTGATGAAGTGACACATAATTTCTATCATATTTCTTCCGGTGAAGAGATGTGTACGCCTTTTTACGCTATTGACGAGTTTATCGCCAAGGCCAATAACACCTCCGCTATTGTTGACGATTATCAACAAATTAGTTATCAGGAATTCACTGAGAACCGCAAGCAATTTAAAGATGTTCTTGGACCTTGTAACGATAAGATTATTCTTCGCGCCATTAAACTTTATGGCGGCTTTGCAGAATTAAACGTTAAATTTGATAACCAACGTCTATTAGACATGGGCATTCCACGCCCAATGCCATTTACCACTTACATTGATAAATGTGTTAGTTCTACGCGCGGGCTTTCTATTCCCGAGCTGATGATGGTCGACTTCAAATAG
- a CDS encoding glutathione S-transferase family protein — MLKILGKSTSINVRKVLWTCHELGLDYTHEEYGGDFKSTQTPEFKALNPNSLVPVIIDGDFVLWESNAICRYLAAKAGRHDLLPEDSQSRAKVEQWMDWQLGDLNNAWRYAFMSLARHSPQHTDPDLLANSISEWNRLMEIVEQQLQEKGNYILGDSFTLADVVIGMSVNRWVMTPMTRPTLSAVFSYYERLNQREGFKLFGRNGNV, encoded by the coding sequence ATGTTGAAAATTCTAGGAAAATCGACGTCGATTAACGTCCGCAAGGTGCTGTGGACATGTCACGAACTGGGGCTCGACTATACCCATGAAGAGTACGGCGGTGATTTTAAATCAACCCAAACGCCTGAGTTCAAGGCGCTGAACCCCAACTCACTGGTGCCTGTGATTATTGACGGTGATTTTGTGTTGTGGGAGTCGAACGCTATCTGCCGTTATTTGGCGGCAAAGGCTGGGCGGCATGACTTATTGCCTGAAGATTCGCAAAGCAGGGCTAAGGTGGAACAATGGATGGACTGGCAGCTGGGTGACCTGAACAACGCCTGGCGCTATGCCTTTATGTCTTTGGCGCGCCACAGTCCGCAGCATACCGACCCAGACCTGTTGGCTAACAGCATCAGCGAATGGAACCGGCTAATGGAAATTGTTGAACAGCAGTTGCAGGAGAAGGGGAATTATATTCTTGGCGACAGCTTTACGCTGGCTGATGTGGTCATTGGCATGTCGGTTAATCGCTGGGTGATGACGCCAATGACCCGTCCGACGCTTTCTGCCGTATTTTCTTACTATGAAAGATTGAATCAACGCGAAGGATTTAAGCTTTTTGGCCGCAACGGCAACGTGTGA
- a CDS encoding GNAT family N-acetyltransferase, whose product MFQSAPQIETPRLLLRGHLFEDFNVIAALWADPDMVRFISGVPSTREASWSRFLRYIGHWRLMGFGYWAIVEKDSGRFVGEIGFADYQRDMQPSMDNMAEMGWVLSPEFHGKGYASEAAESALAWADDNLQRQVCCIIAPDNVPSMRLADKNGFIAQTDTLYQNSTVRLFTRPVKKNKQ is encoded by the coding sequence ATGTTCCAGTCTGCTCCGCAAATAGAAACGCCGAGGTTGCTGCTGAGAGGCCACCTTTTCGAAGATTTTAATGTTATTGCCGCGCTGTGGGCTGACCCAGACATGGTGCGATTTATCAGCGGAGTACCCTCAACCCGTGAGGCGAGCTGGAGCCGGTTTTTACGGTATATCGGCCATTGGAGGTTGATGGGGTTCGGCTATTGGGCGATCGTTGAGAAGGATTCAGGCCGCTTCGTCGGTGAAATAGGCTTTGCCGATTATCAACGCGACATGCAGCCTTCAATGGACAATATGGCTGAAATGGGCTGGGTGCTGAGTCCCGAATTTCACGGTAAAGGCTACGCAAGCGAGGCGGCAGAATCAGCGTTGGCGTGGGCCGACGACAATCTTCAGCGTCAGGTTTGCTGCATAATTGCGCCAGATAACGTGCCGTCAATGCGCCTGGCAGATAAAAATGGATTTATCGCTCAAACAGACACGCTTTATCAGAATTCTACAGTGCGCCTTTTTACTCGCCCTGTTAAAAAAAATAAACAGTAA
- a CDS encoding helix-turn-helix domain-containing protein codes for MPNRYQAFETLKKHQAILHDSVHLGSGMQLAAWSNKHDIVTQEDPDHHTLSLYIADGYECYHKTRSGWQNGGGPDRFCLMPKHNVSSWDVRGDLSFVHMYCTDEHLRKVIEQTWDRSPASLLVDEITFREDAQITQLYRHFLLSCQWQENSNQLMLSSATNLLVTHLARQYTQLQWALPTVRGGLSPSVLNRVKEYIHVQLAAPLQLAELAGIAGLSEFHFARMFKQSMGIAPHQYVMNARIIRAESLLYNTELDITTIALDCGFSSTSHFSNRFKSLRGVSPSAVRQASLR; via the coding sequence ATGCCTAATCGTTATCAGGCGTTCGAAACGCTCAAAAAGCATCAGGCCATACTGCACGACAGCGTGCATCTTGGCTCGGGCATGCAGCTGGCTGCCTGGTCGAACAAGCACGATATCGTGACTCAGGAAGACCCTGATCACCACACGCTTAGCCTCTACATCGCCGACGGATATGAGTGCTATCACAAAACTCGTTCAGGATGGCAAAACGGCGGCGGTCCCGATCGATTTTGTTTGATGCCGAAACACAACGTGTCGAGTTGGGACGTGCGCGGCGATCTGTCGTTTGTGCACATGTATTGCACTGATGAACACCTGCGCAAGGTGATTGAGCAAACCTGGGATCGCAGTCCTGCAAGCCTGTTGGTTGACGAGATCACTTTTCGAGAAGACGCGCAAATAACCCAGCTTTATCGTCATTTTTTGCTGAGTTGCCAGTGGCAGGAAAACAGCAATCAGCTGATGTTGAGTTCGGCGACCAACCTGTTGGTGACACATTTGGCTCGCCAATATACGCAGCTCCAGTGGGCGCTTCCCACCGTGCGCGGCGGCTTATCGCCGTCGGTATTAAATCGGGTGAAGGAGTATATTCACGTTCAGCTTGCCGCGCCGCTGCAACTGGCGGAACTGGCCGGGATCGCCGGGTTGAGTGAGTTTCATTTTGCGAGGATGTTCAAACAGTCGATGGGCATCGCGCCGCATCAATACGTCATGAATGCGCGTATTATTCGCGCGGAAAGTCTGCTGTATAACACCGAGCTTGATATCACCACCATCGCACTGGACTGCGGATTCAGCTCAACCAGCCACTTCAGCAACCGCTTTAAATCTCTGCGCGGCGTTTCCCCCTCTGCCGTTCGCCAGGCCTCCCTGCGCTAA
- a CDS encoding DMT family transporter gives MNALLYISVILIWGTTWFAIYLQQGVVAVTVSIFYRFLLASLLMMVTLLVTRRLRKLALKDHLFCVAQGCCVFAFNFYCFYHAAAYISSGLESVIFSMSVLFNAFNGMLFFRQKLSPALIPASILGLAGIVTLFWHDLSAAHMAPGLLKGIGLSLLGTFGFSLGNMISTRHKQHGLDVVSTNTYAMGYGAAVMALLSLFQGASFAVELTPSYLGSLVYLAVFGSVLGFGMYFSLVGRIGASQAAYSTLLFPLVALTVSTFYEGYQWHTNAVIGLTLILLGNLVMFYRPRWLTEWKKPRPALS, from the coding sequence ATGAACGCGCTGCTGTATATTTCTGTGATCCTCATTTGGGGCACAACCTGGTTTGCCATCTATCTGCAACAGGGTGTCGTTGCCGTTACCGTATCCATTTTCTATCGTTTTTTACTGGCCTCATTGTTGATGATGGTCACCCTGCTCGTCACCCGGCGCCTGCGCAAACTGGCACTGAAAGACCACCTGTTTTGCGTCGCACAGGGCTGTTGTGTTTTCGCATTCAATTTTTACTGTTTTTACCATGCGGCGGCCTACATCAGCAGCGGGCTGGAATCGGTCATTTTCTCAATGTCGGTGTTGTTTAACGCCTTTAACGGCATGCTGTTTTTCCGCCAAAAGCTTTCACCTGCGCTTATACCAGCCTCTATTCTGGGCCTCGCCGGGATCGTGACGCTGTTCTGGCATGACCTCAGTGCTGCGCATATGGCCCCAGGCCTGCTCAAAGGAATCGGACTCAGCCTGCTGGGTACCTTCGGTTTTTCACTGGGCAATATGATCAGCACGCGTCACAAGCAGCACGGGCTGGACGTGGTGAGCACTAACACCTACGCGATGGGCTACGGCGCGGCGGTAATGGCGCTGCTTAGTCTGTTTCAGGGTGCCTCTTTTGCGGTTGAATTAACGCCGTCTTATTTAGGATCGTTGGTCTATCTGGCGGTATTTGGTTCAGTACTGGGATTTGGGATGTATTTCAGTCTGGTCGGTCGTATTGGCGCCAGTCAGGCGGCCTACAGCACGCTACTGTTTCCACTGGTAGCGCTTACAGTATCAACTTTCTACGAAGGATATCAATGGCATACCAACGCCGTTATTGGACTGACGCTGATCTTGCTGGGGAACCTGGTGATGTTTTATCGTCCACGCTGGCTTACCGAGTGGAAAAAGCCGCGGCCCGCACTGAGTTAA
- a CDS encoding SDR family oxidoreductase produces the protein MTTSNAQPVEQKVALVTGGSRGIGAAIVERLAKDGFTVIVNYARSADEADELVRKIEQAGGRAISAQADVSDAVSVRKMFDSAEQAFGGIDVLVNNAGIMTLSTIADTDDETFDRLIDTNLKGTFNTLREAAKRLRNGGRVINFSTSVVGLYQPTYGVYAATKAAVEAMSRVLTKELRGRNITVNVVAPGPTATELFLNGKSQQLIENITKLAPLERLGQPEDIAASVAFLAGPDGAWVNGQTLRVNGGII, from the coding sequence ATGACGACTTCAAACGCACAGCCTGTAGAACAAAAAGTTGCGTTGGTTACCGGCGGTTCGCGCGGTATTGGCGCCGCGATAGTAGAGCGTCTGGCAAAAGACGGTTTCACGGTAATCGTAAACTATGCCCGCAGCGCCGACGAAGCCGATGAGCTGGTTCGCAAGATTGAACAGGCCGGTGGACGCGCGATCAGCGCCCAGGCTGACGTGAGTGATGCGGTATCGGTACGCAAGATGTTTGACAGCGCCGAGCAGGCTTTTGGCGGCATTGACGTGCTGGTCAACAACGCCGGTATCATGACACTCTCAACTATTGCCGACACCGATGACGAAACCTTTGACCGTCTGATCGACACCAATCTCAAAGGCACCTTTAACACCCTGCGTGAGGCAGCAAAACGCCTGCGGAACGGCGGACGCGTGATTAATTTCTCTACCAGCGTAGTGGGACTGTATCAGCCAACCTACGGCGTATATGCCGCGACCAAGGCGGCAGTGGAAGCTATGAGCCGCGTGCTGACCAAAGAGCTGCGCGGACGCAATATCACCGTCAACGTGGTGGCACCTGGCCCGACGGCGACCGAACTTTTCCTCAACGGAAAATCGCAGCAGCTGATTGAAAACATCACCAAACTTGCCCCACTTGAGCGCTTAGGTCAGCCGGAAGATATCGCTGCCAGCGTCGCTTTTCTCGCCGGTCCTGACGGCGCTTGGGTTAATGGCCAAACGCTGCGGGTGAACGGCGGGATAATTTGA
- a CDS encoding LysR family transcriptional regulator: MDKLDSMRLFTRVVELRSFTRAAEDLNLKRSTVTDAIKQLETRLNVRLLQRTTRHVSSTLDGEAYYQRCLGILAEVEEAEMAFAGARPKGLLRIDVNSAIARNFIFPGLDSFLVRHPEMTLAISEGDRLVDLVREGIDCVIRAGELKDSDMVARSLGHFQEVTCASPHYVKKFGLPDTLDALQRHHQMVGFHSSASGNILPLTFYVEGEERIINLPTSVSVTGSESMKEAARQGLGIIQVPHYGVAADLAQGTLVPILPQYPAGSMPVSLLYPKNRQLSPRVRVFIDWMVQEFSMHNV; the protein is encoded by the coding sequence ATGGATAAACTCGACAGCATGCGGCTGTTTACGCGCGTGGTAGAGCTACGCAGTTTTACGCGGGCGGCAGAGGATTTAAATTTAAAACGCTCAACGGTGACTGACGCCATCAAGCAGCTAGAGACGCGCCTGAATGTGCGACTGCTGCAACGTACGACGCGCCACGTCAGCTCAACGTTGGACGGTGAAGCCTATTACCAACGCTGTCTAGGTATTCTGGCCGAGGTTGAAGAAGCTGAAATGGCGTTTGCCGGCGCGAGGCCAAAAGGCCTGCTGCGCATTGACGTTAATTCTGCCATCGCACGAAACTTCATCTTTCCTGGACTCGACAGCTTTTTGGTTCGTCACCCCGAAATGACGCTGGCTATCAGTGAGGGCGATCGGCTGGTAGACCTGGTGCGTGAAGGAATCGACTGCGTTATTCGCGCAGGAGAGCTTAAAGACAGCGACATGGTGGCCCGCTCGCTGGGGCATTTTCAGGAGGTCACCTGTGCCAGCCCGCATTATGTGAAGAAATTTGGCCTACCCGACACGCTCGACGCGCTGCAACGGCATCATCAGATGGTGGGATTTCACTCCAGCGCCAGCGGAAATATTCTGCCTTTGACCTTTTATGTTGAAGGCGAAGAGCGGATTATTAATTTGCCGACCAGCGTTTCCGTCACGGGTTCAGAAAGTATGAAAGAGGCAGCACGACAAGGATTAGGCATTATCCAGGTGCCACACTATGGGGTGGCTGCTGATTTGGCACAGGGAACGCTGGTGCCCATTTTGCCGCAGTATCCCGCCGGTTCCATGCCCGTTTCCCTGCTTTACCCGAAAAACCGCCAGCTTTCGCCGCGCGTCAGGGTCTTTATTGACTGGATGGTGCAGGAATTTTCCATGCATAACGTTTAG
- a CDS encoding sulfite exporter TauE/SafE family protein: MLDTLTFANYLLLAATLLVAYVIFGIAGFGSALIASPVMALYIPLKEIVPVLALLDLCAALVNVSRDGRNAQWSELKRLVPLMIIGSLVGATILLKTRPDILLLALGIFVVLYALYSFSGLKPHRPFSPKASVPFGLVGGIFSALFGSGGFIYAIYLSGRIEKKEAFRITQTTLIGLSTLTRVIIFAFAGIYFDVNLWLLALSLLPGMLIGITLGRYFTLKMSREQFLKLLNIILLASGAMLIFRYFN; encoded by the coding sequence ATGCTCGACACACTCACGTTCGCAAATTATCTGCTGCTCGCTGCCACGTTATTGGTGGCTTACGTGATTTTCGGCATCGCGGGTTTTGGCTCGGCGCTTATTGCCAGCCCGGTGATGGCGCTCTACATTCCACTGAAAGAGATTGTGCCGGTTCTGGCATTGTTGGACTTGTGCGCCGCACTGGTCAACGTTAGTCGGGACGGGCGTAACGCGCAGTGGTCAGAGTTGAAAAGGTTGGTGCCGTTGATGATTATCGGTAGCCTGGTTGGCGCAACGATTCTGTTAAAAACGCGTCCCGATATTCTTTTGCTCGCGCTGGGCATTTTTGTCGTCCTGTATGCCCTTTACTCGTTTAGTGGACTGAAACCGCATCGTCCTTTTTCGCCCAAGGCGTCTGTGCCATTTGGACTGGTCGGCGGAATATTCAGCGCGCTGTTTGGCAGCGGCGGATTTATCTATGCCATTTATCTCAGCGGGCGCATCGAGAAGAAAGAGGCTTTTCGCATTACCCAAACCACGCTGATTGGCCTGAGCACGCTGACGCGGGTGATTATCTTCGCTTTTGCCGGGATCTATTTCGACGTCAATCTATGGCTACTGGCGCTGTCGCTGCTGCCGGGCATGCTGATAGGCATCACGCTGGGGCGTTACTTCACGTTGAAAATGTCACGTGAGCAGTTTCTCAAGCTCCTCAATATTATTCTGCTTGCCTCAGGGGCGATGCTTATTTTCAGGTATTTTAATTAG